In Acidobacteriota bacterium, one genomic interval encodes:
- a CDS encoding ABC transporter ATP-binding protein, which produces MAELTVDRLCVSLGGRQVVRDASWRLRAGELVALLGANGAGKTTALRAVLGLTPRAAGEVHVGEDDPIRMSPSARARCIAYLPQVRPLAWPVRVRDVVALGRFAYGAPPDRLGAADENAIARAVRACDLERFVERSCTTLSGGELARVHVARALAADAPFLLADEPTAALDPLHQHQVMQLLRADADAGRGVLVVMHDAALAARLADRLLWMADGRVVADGSSEATLTPTRLAEVYGVDAVVRRMQRDWLISVTGAAAGIADRR; this is translated from the coding sequence ATGGCTGAGCTGACGGTCGACCGGCTGTGCGTGAGCCTGGGCGGCAGGCAGGTGGTGCGCGATGCGTCCTGGCGCCTTCGCGCGGGGGAGCTGGTGGCGCTGCTGGGCGCGAACGGCGCAGGCAAGACGACGGCGTTGCGCGCCGTGCTGGGACTGACCCCGCGCGCCGCCGGCGAGGTCCATGTCGGAGAGGACGACCCGATCCGCATGTCGCCGTCCGCGCGGGCGCGGTGCATCGCCTACCTGCCGCAGGTGCGTCCGCTGGCGTGGCCGGTGCGGGTGCGCGACGTCGTTGCGCTGGGCCGTTTCGCCTACGGCGCCCCGCCGGACCGGTTGGGGGCCGCCGACGAAAACGCGATCGCGCGTGCCGTGCGGGCGTGCGACCTGGAGCGGTTCGTCGAGCGATCCTGCACGACGTTGTCCGGGGGCGAGCTGGCGCGCGTGCACGTCGCTCGCGCGCTGGCCGCGGACGCGCCGTTCCTGCTGGCCGACGAGCCGACCGCGGCCCTCGATCCGCTGCACCAGCACCAGGTGATGCAATTGCTGCGCGCGGACGCCGATGCCGGCCGCGGCGTTCTGGTGGTGATGCACGACGCGGCGCTCGCGGCACGGCTCGCCGACCGCCTGCTCTGGATGGCGGACGGCCGGGTCGTCGCGGACGGCTCATCCGAGGCGACGTTGACGCCAACCCGTCTGGCCGAGGTCTACGGCGTGGACGCGGTCGTCCGTCGCATGCAGCGGGACTGGCTGATCTCGGTGACCGGCGCGGCCGCCGGCATCGCCGACCGTCGGTGA
- a CDS encoding xanthine dehydrogenase family protein subunit M: protein MIPTAFEYERATSLDDALAKLAAAGGAGKLIAGGHSLVPLMKLRLSEPTVLIDIAHIPDFAGIREVGGVIEIGAGATHHDVATSALLAERCPMTAEAAATIGDQQVRNRGTLGGSLAHADPAADYPAVMLALDADLHLKGPGGWRAVKARDFFRGMLTVDLAPDEILARVTFAPVRTAAYAKLHQRASRFAIVGVAAAVDLRDGTVASARVGLTGASPSPTRLKNVEEALAGRPVSSDTVAAAAAVAGDGVEDLNEDIHAGAEYRRAMIRVFTRRALDRALARAAV from the coding sequence ATGATCCCGACCGCCTTCGAGTACGAACGCGCCACCTCGCTCGACGACGCGCTCGCGAAGCTGGCCGCGGCCGGCGGCGCCGGCAAGCTGATCGCCGGCGGGCACAGCCTGGTGCCGCTGATGAAGCTGCGGCTGAGCGAGCCGACGGTGCTGATCGACATCGCGCACATCCCCGATTTCGCAGGTATTCGCGAGGTCGGCGGCGTGATCGAGATCGGCGCGGGGGCCACGCACCACGACGTGGCGACCTCGGCGCTGCTGGCAGAGCGGTGTCCGATGACGGCAGAGGCCGCCGCGACCATTGGCGACCAGCAGGTCCGCAACCGCGGGACCCTCGGCGGGAGCCTCGCGCACGCCGATCCGGCCGCCGACTACCCGGCTGTGATGCTGGCGCTGGATGCGGACCTCCACCTCAAGGGCCCCGGCGGCTGGCGCGCGGTCAAGGCGCGGGACTTCTTTCGGGGCATGCTGACCGTCGACCTCGCGCCGGACGAGATCCTCGCGAGGGTGACGTTCGCGCCGGTGCGCACGGCCGCCTACGCCAAGCTGCATCAGCGCGCGTCGCGATTCGCCATCGTCGGCGTGGCGGCGGCCGTCGACCTGCGAGACGGAACAGTCGCGTCGGCCCGCGTCGGCCTGACGGGCGCGTCGCCGTCACCGACCCGCCTGAAGAACGTCGAGGAAGCGCTGGCGGGCCGGCCAGTCTCTTCCGACACCGTCGCGGCCGCGGCCGCGGTCGCCGGCGACGGTGTCGAGGATCTCAACGAAGACATCCACGCCGGCGCCGAGTACCGTCGGGCCATGATCCGCGTCTTCACGCGGCGGGCGCTCGACCGGGCGCTGGCGCGGGCTGCCGTCTGA
- a CDS encoding Uma2 family endonuclease, giving the protein MIQPAPAAVPIHYPSSDGKPMAENDAQRSAIMYGIGALMRHFRERRDVHVSGDLLLYYEEGNPRVSIAPDVFVVFGVEKRERLNYKLWEEGRAPSFVLEVASRSTWRDDLGRKRSVYARLGVSEYWQYDPTGEYLPARLQGERLTRSGYVRQPALTAPDGALTLRSRTLALELRAAPGREMRFRDPATGDDLRSHDEEAAGRLTAETRVAAAETRVAAAETRAAAAAEDRATESAARLAAEARATAAEARVAELEALLRKRSG; this is encoded by the coding sequence ATGATCCAACCTGCACCTGCCGCTGTGCCGATCCACTACCCGAGCTCGGACGGCAAGCCGATGGCGGAGAACGACGCCCAGCGCAGCGCCATCATGTACGGGATCGGCGCGCTGATGCGCCACTTCAGGGAACGCAGGGACGTGCACGTCTCCGGGGACCTATTGCTCTACTACGAGGAAGGAAACCCGCGGGTGTCGATCGCCCCGGACGTGTTCGTGGTGTTCGGCGTGGAGAAGCGCGAGCGGCTCAACTACAAGCTGTGGGAGGAGGGGCGGGCGCCGTCCTTCGTGCTGGAGGTGGCTTCGCGGAGCACGTGGCGGGACGACCTCGGGCGGAAGCGGTCGGTGTATGCCCGTCTCGGCGTGAGCGAGTACTGGCAGTACGACCCGACGGGCGAGTACCTGCCGGCGCGCCTGCAGGGGGAGCGGTTGACGCGGTCGGGCTACGTTCGTCAACCGGCGTTGACAGCACCGGACGGCGCCCTGACGCTCCGCAGCCGAACGTTGGCTCTGGAGCTGCGGGCGGCGCCGGGGCGGGAGATGCGCTTCCGGGATCCGGCGACGGGTGACGACCTGCGCAGCCACGACGAGGAAGCCGCAGGCCGTTTGACGGCGGAAACCCGTGTTGCGGCCGCCGAGACGCGCGTTGCGGCCGCCGAGACGCGCGCCGCGGCCGCGGCCGAAGACCGCGCGACGGAATCCGCGGCTCGCCTGGCCGCCGAAGCGCGGGCCACAGCCGCCGAGGCGCGGGTGGCGGAACTGGAAGCCCTCCTTCGCAAGCGGTCCGGTTGA
- a CDS encoding ABC transporter substrate-binding protein encodes MVAACGTASPPERPEEPAGRIVSLDYCADQFVLGLADRERILALSPDADKDFSYLRAEAAGLPTVRPRAEDVLALEPDLVVRNYGGGPRAAAFFERAGVPVLQIDFAPDIEAVRDRIRQAAAVLAVRGRGEALIAEMDARLARARAAAPDADTLYLAPSGVAAGSGTFVNHLIAAAGLDNFSDGSGWRSIPLERLVYETPDLYAVPVFERTNHNMVWTPFRHPLAVRRVQAGPTLSIDGATTTCGAWFLADAVEALAAGAAESRSGTAF; translated from the coding sequence ATGGTCGCCGCCTGCGGGACGGCGTCCCCGCCGGAACGGCCGGAGGAACCTGCCGGCCGCATCGTGAGCCTGGACTACTGCGCGGACCAGTTCGTTCTCGGCCTGGCCGATCGCGAGCGCATCCTGGCGCTGTCGCCCGACGCGGACAAGGACTTCTCCTATCTCCGCGCGGAGGCGGCGGGACTGCCGACGGTCCGTCCGCGTGCGGAGGACGTCCTGGCGCTGGAGCCGGATCTGGTGGTGCGCAACTACGGGGGCGGGCCGCGGGCTGCCGCCTTCTTCGAGCGGGCCGGCGTGCCGGTGCTGCAGATCGACTTCGCGCCCGATATCGAGGCGGTTCGCGACCGTATCCGGCAGGCCGCCGCGGTGTTGGCGGTACGCGGCCGCGGCGAAGCGCTGATCGCGGAGATGGATGCCCGACTCGCGCGCGCACGGGCCGCCGCGCCGGATGCGGACACGCTGTACCTCGCTCCGTCGGGCGTCGCCGCCGGTTCCGGAACGTTCGTGAATCACCTGATCGCCGCTGCCGGGCTGGACAATTTCAGCGACGGGAGCGGCTGGCGCTCGATTCCCCTCGAACGGCTCGTCTACGAGACGCCGGACCTGTATGCCGTGCCGGTGTTCGAGCGCACCAACCACAACATGGTCTGGACGCCGTTCCGACATCCGCTGGCGGTGCGCCGGGTACAGGCAGGGCCCACACTGTCGATAGACGGCGCTACCACCACCTGCGGCGCGTGGTTCCTCGCCGACGCGGTCGAGGCGCTGGCGGCGGGCGCTGCCGAGAGCAGAAGCGGAACCGCGTTCTGA
- a CDS encoding molybdopterin-dependent oxidoreductase: MAATPVLPKLVGQRVKRREDPRLIQGRGTYVDDVKVAGMQHLAFKRSDIAHGRIRSIDTSAAEALEGVEAVFTGAQIADFLAPMPIGTPFPSPEHRAVAVDTVRFVGDPVAVVVASDRYAARDAADAIVVDYEPLPAVVDPEKAMSGESAVLHADFENNVALGPLPSGTGVGRKGAVDNTAVDAAFEAADVVIAQRMVNQRLAPSSIEARGVVAHYEPGREALTIWSSSQNPHILRTFVARMLDLGEDRVRAIAPEVGGGFGAKINIYGEEYVAAALSKRLGLPIKWIEDRSEAFLATVHGRDLIAYVELAAARDGKVLGLRMRIIADIGAYNMLLTAGVPTNSMTMANATYAIPAIRATLTEVFTNKTPTDAYRGAGRPEAAYFVERAIDMLARELEMDPAELRRRNFIQPDQFPFKTQTGAVYDSGDYEKALDHALHVSGWEQLQSERDAARADGRLVGLGLSMYVEICGMGPSSSLPPGGWEHSQVTVERDGRISATTGVSPHGQGNETTFAQMLADQFGVPLDHVTIHHGDTAVVKQGIGTFGSRSQAVGGAALHDAGGKVKAKMAKFAAALLEAHESDLVFENGTIAVKGAPASAKPFAEVAAYAYRPIRLPEGLTPGLSDEAFFEPTNNTYPFGCHIAMLEVDRETGEPRLLKMVAVDDAGHLINPLIVEGQIHGGLAQGIGQAMIEEVAYDADGQPLTASLMDYALPRASDFPRFELDNTVTPTPVNPLGAKGVGEAGTIGSTPCIVAAAVDALSGFGVRHLDMMLRPEKLWRLIHGQSARSSDA, from the coding sequence ATGGCCGCAACCCCCGTTCTGCCCAAGCTCGTCGGCCAGCGCGTCAAGCGGCGCGAGGATCCGCGCCTGATCCAGGGGCGCGGCACCTACGTCGACGACGTGAAGGTCGCCGGCATGCAGCACCTGGCGTTCAAGCGGAGCGACATCGCGCACGGCCGGATCCGCTCCATCGACACCAGCGCGGCCGAGGCGCTGGAAGGCGTGGAGGCGGTCTTCACCGGTGCGCAGATCGCCGACTTCCTCGCGCCGATGCCGATCGGCACGCCGTTCCCGTCGCCGGAGCACCGGGCGGTGGCAGTGGACACGGTCCGCTTCGTCGGCGATCCGGTCGCGGTGGTAGTGGCGAGCGACCGCTACGCGGCGCGCGACGCGGCCGACGCCATCGTCGTCGACTACGAGCCGCTGCCGGCGGTGGTCGATCCCGAGAAGGCGATGAGCGGCGAATCAGCGGTGTTGCACGCCGACTTCGAGAACAACGTCGCCCTCGGTCCGCTGCCGAGCGGCACCGGGGTCGGCCGCAAGGGGGCGGTGGACAACACGGCGGTGGACGCGGCGTTCGAGGCGGCGGACGTCGTGATCGCCCAGCGCATGGTGAACCAGCGCCTCGCGCCGAGCTCCATCGAGGCCCGCGGCGTGGTGGCGCACTACGAGCCGGGACGGGAGGCGCTGACCATCTGGTCGTCGAGCCAGAACCCGCACATCCTGCGCACCTTCGTGGCGCGGATGCTCGACCTGGGAGAGGACCGCGTGCGGGCCATCGCGCCCGAGGTCGGCGGCGGGTTCGGCGCGAAGATCAACATCTACGGCGAGGAGTACGTCGCCGCGGCGCTGTCGAAGCGGCTCGGGCTGCCGATCAAGTGGATCGAGGACCGGTCCGAGGCGTTTCTCGCCACCGTGCACGGACGCGACCTGATCGCCTATGTCGAGCTGGCGGCCGCGCGCGACGGCAAGGTGCTCGGCTTGCGGATGCGGATCATCGCCGACATCGGCGCCTACAACATGCTGCTCACCGCCGGGGTGCCGACCAACAGCATGACGATGGCCAACGCCACCTACGCGATTCCGGCCATCCGTGCGACGCTGACCGAGGTCTTCACCAACAAGACGCCGACCGACGCGTATCGCGGGGCGGGGCGTCCCGAGGCGGCCTACTTCGTCGAGCGGGCGATAGACATGCTCGCGCGCGAGCTCGAGATGGATCCGGCCGAGCTGCGGCGCAGGAATTTCATCCAGCCCGACCAGTTCCCCTTCAAGACCCAGACGGGGGCGGTCTACGACTCGGGCGACTACGAGAAGGCGCTCGACCACGCCCTGCACGTTTCCGGCTGGGAGCAGCTCCAGTCCGAGCGGGACGCGGCACGCGCCGACGGCCGCCTGGTGGGCCTCGGACTGTCGATGTACGTCGAGATCTGCGGCATGGGACCCTCGTCGTCGCTCCCCCCCGGCGGCTGGGAGCACTCGCAGGTCACCGTCGAGCGCGACGGCCGGATCAGCGCGACGACCGGCGTCTCCCCGCACGGCCAGGGCAACGAGACCACCTTCGCCCAGATGCTGGCCGATCAGTTCGGCGTGCCGCTCGACCACGTGACGATCCACCACGGCGACACCGCGGTGGTGAAGCAGGGCATCGGCACCTTCGGCAGCCGGTCGCAGGCGGTCGGCGGGGCGGCGCTGCACGACGCGGGCGGGAAGGTGAAGGCCAAGATGGCGAAGTTCGCGGCGGCGCTGCTCGAAGCGCACGAGAGCGATCTCGTCTTCGAGAACGGGACCATCGCGGTCAAGGGCGCGCCGGCGTCGGCCAAGCCGTTCGCCGAGGTGGCCGCCTACGCCTACCGGCCGATCCGGCTCCCCGAGGGGCTGACCCCGGGCCTGAGCGACGAGGCGTTCTTCGAGCCGACGAACAACACCTATCCGTTCGGCTGCCACATCGCGATGCTGGAGGTCGACCGGGAGACCGGTGAGCCGCGGCTGCTGAAGATGGTGGCGGTCGACGACGCCGGCCACCTCATCAATCCGCTCATCGTCGAGGGGCAGATCCACGGCGGGCTCGCGCAGGGCATCGGGCAGGCGATGATCGAGGAGGTCGCCTACGACGCCGACGGGCAGCCGCTGACCGCATCCTTGATGGACTACGCGCTGCCGCGCGCGAGCGACTTCCCGCGCTTCGAGCTCGACAACACCGTCACCCCGACCCCGGTCAACCCGCTCGGGGCCAAGGGGGTCGGGGAAGCCGGGACCATCGGCTCGACCCCCTGCATCGTCGCCGCCGCAGTCGACGCCCTCAGCGGCTTCGGCGTGCGGCATCTCGACATGATGCTGCGGCCCGAGAAGCTGTGGCGCCTCATTCACGGCCAGTCGGCCAGGAGCTCCGACGCATGA
- the cobO gene encoding cob(I)yrinic acid a,c-diamide adenosyltransferase translates to MAKKTKGLVVVNTGNGKGKTTAALGVVLRAWGRGMRVRVFQFLKHTGSRFGESRAAEKLEIPWSALGDGFTWLSKDLERTAALAREQWEHVEAAIRADEHDVIVLDEFTYPLHYGWIPVDDVLAVLREKPHMLHVVITGRNAPEALVDFADLVTEMRAVKHPYKEQGIRAQPGLEF, encoded by the coding sequence GTGGCGAAGAAAACGAAGGGCCTGGTGGTCGTCAACACCGGCAACGGCAAGGGCAAGACGACGGCGGCGCTCGGCGTCGTGCTACGCGCCTGGGGCCGCGGCATGCGCGTGCGGGTGTTCCAGTTCCTGAAGCACACCGGATCGCGCTTCGGCGAGAGCCGCGCGGCCGAGAAGCTGGAGATCCCCTGGTCGGCGCTCGGCGACGGCTTCACGTGGCTGTCGAAGGACCTGGAGCGCACCGCGGCCCTCGCGCGCGAGCAGTGGGAGCACGTCGAGGCGGCGATCCGGGCCGACGAGCACGACGTGATCGTCCTCGACGAGTTCACCTATCCCCTGCACTACGGCTGGATCCCGGTGGACGACGTGCTCGCCGTCCTGCGCGAGAAGCCGCACATGCTGCACGTCGTCATCACCGGCCGCAACGCGCCCGAGGCGCTGGTGGACTTCGCGGACCTGGTCACCGAGATGCGGGCGGTGAAGCACCCCTACAAGGAGCAGGGGATCCGCGCGCAGCCCGGCCTGGAGTTCTGA
- a CDS encoding iron ABC transporter permease: MRNDRVLIGLLGAAGLGAAATACLLGSTPLGAGRVLAALVGAASPGDVIVVWEIRLPRALAAFVTGAALGVSGAALQGLLRNPLAEPGVLGVSATATFAATFVIYYGLIEVGAFALPVAAIAGALAATALLTAAAVRVGSMVTLILVGIGLSSFAGAMMALLMNLAPNPFSLADMLNWTLGSVANRSFDDLVLAAPFLAAGFALLLAARRDLSALTLGEEAAAGVGVDLRRARRLVVVGAGLAPGAAAATAGAIGFVGIVAPHLVRRLVDHDPARTLVPAALLAGVILVLADIGVRLAPTAAELRLGVVAALIGAPVFIWIAAGRRLGNG, from the coding sequence ATGCGGAACGACAGGGTGCTCATCGGGCTGCTGGGGGCGGCGGGTCTGGGCGCCGCCGCGACGGCCTGCCTGCTCGGCTCGACGCCGCTCGGGGCGGGGCGTGTGCTGGCGGCCCTGGTCGGCGCGGCCTCCCCGGGCGATGTGATCGTGGTGTGGGAGATCCGCCTGCCGCGGGCGCTGGCGGCCTTCGTGACCGGGGCCGCACTCGGCGTCTCGGGTGCGGCGTTACAGGGCCTGTTGCGCAATCCACTGGCCGAGCCGGGCGTGCTCGGCGTTTCGGCCACCGCAACGTTCGCCGCCACCTTCGTGATCTACTACGGGCTGATCGAGGTGGGAGCGTTCGCGCTGCCGGTCGCCGCGATCGCCGGCGCGCTGGCCGCGACCGCGCTGCTGACGGCCGCCGCGGTCCGCGTCGGGTCGATGGTGACGCTGATTCTCGTGGGCATCGGTCTCTCGAGCTTTGCCGGCGCGATGATGGCGCTGCTGATGAACCTGGCGCCGAACCCCTTCTCGCTCGCCGACATGCTCAACTGGACCCTGGGAAGCGTCGCCAACCGGAGCTTCGACGATCTGGTGCTGGCGGCGCCGTTCCTCGCGGCCGGATTCGCACTGTTGCTGGCGGCGCGTCGTGACCTCTCGGCGTTGACGTTGGGCGAGGAGGCGGCGGCCGGCGTCGGCGTCGACCTCCGGCGCGCGCGGCGGCTGGTCGTGGTCGGCGCGGGGCTGGCGCCCGGGGCGGCCGCCGCCACGGCCGGCGCGATCGGTTTCGTCGGGATAGTCGCGCCGCACCTGGTCCGCCGGTTGGTGGACCACGATCCCGCCCGGACGCTCGTGCCGGCGGCGCTGCTGGCCGGGGTGATTCTGGTGCTGGCGGATATCGGGGTGCGCCTGGCTCCCACCGCCGCCGAGCTCCGGCTCGGCGTGGTCGCCGCGCTCATCGGGGCGCCGGTCTTCATCTGGATCGCCGCGGGCAGAAGGCTGGGAAATGGCTGA